The segment CTAAATCACTAAATCTGCCATTGATACTTGGTGTATCAAAATGGACTTAATTAATAAAGGGTTGGGGTCAAAGTCTAAAAGGTCATACTAGAAAATACAAGAATTTGCTAAAAACGAGTTGGAGGTGTTAGAAAAACAGGAGGAGCTTGATGTGCTCAAGCTGGATATAAAGTCTTCCATTCAATCTAAGTTTCATGGAAGAGAAGGATATGGCATAAGGGATCTAATTCTATGTGGTTGTTGAAAGATCATAACAACTCTGAGTACTTTCATAGAATAGCTCATggtagaaagagaaagaacaccaTTTCTTTGCCTAAACCATATTGAGATCATTATTGAGGGGGATGCTGCCATCGTGGAGCATGCTTCTTAATATTATAATTTGTGCTAGAATGTCTTGGGCACAAGGGGTTTGACAAGAGATAGTGTGAACGGACTACTTCTGGCACTAATAAGATTGATGTGGCTAAAAAGAGATTCTTTTGGCAAGGTCATTTGAAGCGGAAATACCACTTGATCAAATGGAATGAGATCACTAAACCCAAAAACAAAGGAGGGTTGGGGGGTCACAGACCTAAGGAAAATGAACATCAGTCTCCTAtgtgaatggtggtggatggtggtGGCTGAGAATGGATGTGGAATATGAAAAGATAATATTAGGAAGAAATAAGAATACCAACATGATAAGTGGTGTGATCAAGTCTCCTTAAAAGACAAGTTCCTCAATTATATGATATCAATGTTGAACAAAACGTTCTGTTTCTTTTATGAAACAAAGAAGTTAGCATCTCTCTTATAGAAGATGGCTCAATTGAGAAGGTTACTGTTAGAATATAATTATAACAGCCCATATTGGGCTTACGGATCATTGGCCTTGTACTCCTAGCCTGACTTGTATTAATACCACATTGTAACTTGTAGATGTACTGCAAGACTTCTAGGCTTTATAATGATGGTCACCCCCTTGGTTAGGGTGTGCGGTGTTTCTACATGGTATCAACCTAATTATGATTTTTTCCTTCGGCTCGCACCCCCCACCCCTTGCCCGTGCGACCTCTCTGAGGCCGTGCGCCACCGCACCAGGCCACGCCGCCCCCAGGCCACGCTCAGGTCGCGCCGCCGCTAGGCCACGCTGCCCAGCCGCGTTGCCTCCCTCAGGCTGCGCCACTGCCAGGCCACGCCGCCTTCTGAGGCCGCGTCGCCGATCCAGATCGTGCTGCCTCCGATCCAGCCATGCGATCATCTTCTTCACGCTGTGTCGTCATGACGACTCCGGCCACCGACTCTAGCATGTCcagctcgacctcctcggcgacCTCTGGTGACGCCATGGCGGACGCCCTCGCTCCTCCGTTCTTCGCCGCCTACGTTGCCATCAACGTCAAGCAGCACGTGTCGATCGTCCTCAGCTTCGAGCGCCCCAACTTCAACAAGTGGAGGGCGTTCTTCACCGCCCTCTGCACCAAGTACGGGCTCCTTGGCCACATCGATGGCACGCTGCGTGCACGTCCGGCAGATCCTACATGGTCTCAGCCCGATGCCTGCATTCGTGTGTGGATGTATGGCTCTGTCGATGATCCTATCCTTGACCTCGCTATTGATGACGCCGACCACGACGCCTGCGCCCTCTACGTCTCCATCGAGGCCTTGTTCCAAGCTAACAAGGAACTACGCACCGTCGTCCTCGGCCAAGAATTCCACAGCATGTTCCAGGGCGACCTCTCTGTCGACGCCTACGCCAGAAGCTGAGCGCATGCTGCGCACCTTGAACAACACCGTTCGCACACTTCTGGTTCATGCAGCCATGCCCCGATCTTATTGGGTGGTGGCTCTCTCCGCTGCCACCGCCAGCCCCCTCCGCAGGCAGCGTGGCTGCTCCTGCAGCCACTGCATCACGGAAAGCAGCACCGCCTCCTCTCCGCGTCTACACTCGGCGTCCTCGTCCGACTCCACCAGCGGCCGCCGCTCCTGCAGCTGCAGCGGCAGCACCGGTGGCGGCACGGCCGGTCCCAGCTCCTCCCTCCTGGGAGACACGATCCCAGATGGCATCATTACCACCGCCCATCCAGCAGTACAGTTTCACTGCAGATTCCACGACGCTGGCTTCCCCGCTGCCCGCCAACTCACGTGCTGCAATGGCGGATCCTAATTGGCGGGCGGCCATGACCAACGAGTACAAGGCACTCATCGACAATGGCAAGTGGGTCTTCAATCACAAGTACCATGTTGATGGCTCTCTCGCCCGTCACAAAGCACGGTGGGTCGTTCGTGGTTTTTCGCAGCAGTACGACATCGATTACGACGAGAAGTTCAGCCCGGTTGTCAAACCGGCCACCATCCACATCGTCCTCAGCATCGCTGCTTCTTCATCCTAGCTGATTCATCGGCTGGATGTGAAGAACGTGTTTCTCCACGATCATCTGGATGAGACTGTCTAGTGCCAACAGCCACCTGGCTTCGCCGACCCGGCCACCCCCGACCACGTCTGCCTCCTGCAAAAGTCCCTATACAGACTTAAGCAGGTGCCCAGGGCTTGGTACCAGCGGTTTGTCGGCTTCGTTCAACGCTCCGGCTTCACTGCTTCCGTCTCCGACACGTCCCTCTTTGTTTACAAGGAGGGCGCCGACGTTGCCTACCTGCTGCTCTATGTCGATGACATCATTTTGACTGCTTCGTCGCCTGTTCTACTTCAGCGCATCATCCGGCTTCTTCACTCTGAGTTCGCCATGATAGATCTCAGGGAGCTCCATCACTTCCTCGGGATCTTTGTCACGCGGACCTCCGATGGCCTCTTCCTCTCCCAGCGACAGTATGCCATGGACCTCCTCCAGCGTGTCGGCATGGCCGAGTGTCACTCTACAGTGACTCTTGTGAACACTCAGGCTATGCTCTCAGTTACGGATGGTGCTCCGGTGGCTGATGCTACCCAGTACCACAGTGTGGCTGGCGCTCTACAGTACCTCACGCTGACTCGTCCGGACCTCGCCTATGCCATCCAGCAGGTGTGCCTCTTCATGCATGACCCGCGTGAGCCTCATCTACCGTTGCTCAAGCGTGTCCTCCGGTATGAGGAGGGCACTCTGTCCACCGGGCTTCACCTTGGTGTTGGCGGCATCGACAGTTTGATCGCTTACTCCGATGCTGATTGGGCTGGATGTCCGGACTCTTGGTGCTCCACTTCAGGCTACTGTGTCTTCCTTGGTGACAACTTAGTCTCTTGGTCCTCTAAACGACAAACTATGGTTTCTCACTTGTTGGCTCCGACAGCTGCTTCAGGAGCTCCATGCGCCCATTGCTTCAGCAACAATCATCTACTGTGACAACGTCAGCGCCGTCTATATGACTGCCAACCCAGTACATCATCGTCGCACGAAGCACATTGAGATAGACATCcactttgtttgtgacaaagtgGCCTTGGGACAGGTTCGGGTGCTCCATGTCCCATCGTCTCATCAGTTTGCGGACATCATGACTAAAGGGTTACCTGTACAGTTGTTTCCTGATTTTAGGTCTAGTCTTTGTGTTCGTGACAATCCCGCTTAGACTGAGGGAGGGTGTTAGAATATAATTATAACAGCACGTATTGGGCTTACGACCCATTGGCCTTGTACTCCTTGCCTGAATTGTATTAGTACCACATTGTAACGTGTAGATATACTGCAAGCCTTCTAGGCTATATAATGAAGGTCACCCCCCTGGTTAGCGTGTGCGGTGTTTCTACAGTTATGTGATATAATGATGATTGTGATAGAGCAAGATGCAAGTTCCCTCAATTATATGATATCAATGTGGAACAAAActgttctatttcttttatgaaACAAAGAAGTGAGCATATCTCTTTTAGAAGATGGCTCAATTGAGAAGGTTACATGTTATCTTATACCACAATACTAATGATGATTGTGATAGAGCAAGATGGGAGTGGGAAAATTTGTTAACTTCTCTATCAAATCTACTTATAAGAAGCTATGTAGGGATGACTATGGGCC is part of the Sorghum bicolor cultivar BTx623 chromosome 10, Sorghum_bicolor_NCBIv3, whole genome shotgun sequence genome and harbors:
- the LOC110431133 gene encoding uncharacterized protein LOC110431133 gives rise to the protein MADALAPPFFAAYVAINVKQHVSIVLSFERPNFNKWRAFFTALCTKYGLLGHIDGTLRARPADPTWSQPDACIRVWMYGSVDDPILDLAIDDADHDACALYVSIEALFQANKELRTVVLGQEFHSMFQGDLSVDAYARS